The following are encoded together in the Streptomyces sp. NBC_01465 genome:
- the rox gene encoding rifampin monooxygenase — protein MIDVIVVGGGPTGLMLAGELRLHGVEVVVLEKLTAPTGETRGRGLHARSVEIMDQRGLLERFLANSEKFQAGGLFGGIAKPWPERLDTAHPFGVSSLQPETERLLKERALELGAEIRAGVEVTGLSQDAEGVTVELADGTSLRSRYLVGCDGGRSVVRKALGVDFVGEPPTVETLLGDMEMTEDLETVMAVTEEVRKTQLRFGVIDNRDSTYRVVVPADGVAEDRVAPTLEEFKARLREVAGTDFGVHSPRWLSRFGDATRQAEQYRVGRAFLAGDAAHIHPPTGGQGLNLGVQDAFNLGWKLAATVNGWAPEGLLDTYHEERHPVGERVVNSTRAQITLLGTTPGAAALRELFTKLMDFEEVNRYITGMITAVDIRYAFGEGHELLGRRLRDVQLKRGRLYELMREGRGILLDQTGTLSVEGWADRVDLVVDVSDELDVPAVLLRPDGHVAWVGDDQEELLAQLPRWFGTAAS, from the coding sequence ATGATTGATGTGATCGTGGTGGGCGGCGGACCGACCGGCCTGATGCTCGCCGGAGAGCTGCGCCTGCACGGCGTCGAGGTGGTCGTACTGGAGAAGCTGACCGCGCCGACGGGGGAGACCCGCGGACGCGGTCTGCACGCGCGCAGCGTCGAGATCATGGACCAGCGCGGTCTGCTCGAGCGCTTCCTCGCGAACAGCGAGAAGTTCCAGGCCGGCGGGCTCTTCGGTGGCATCGCGAAGCCGTGGCCCGAGCGGCTGGACACGGCGCATCCGTTCGGCGTCTCCAGCCTGCAGCCGGAGACGGAGCGCCTGCTCAAGGAGCGTGCCCTGGAGCTCGGGGCCGAGATCCGGGCAGGTGTGGAGGTGACCGGGCTGAGCCAGGACGCGGAGGGGGTGACCGTAGAGCTCGCGGACGGTACGAGCCTTCGCTCGCGCTATCTTGTCGGGTGCGACGGCGGCCGCAGTGTCGTACGCAAGGCGCTCGGCGTCGACTTCGTCGGCGAGCCGCCCACGGTCGAGACGCTGCTCGGCGACATGGAGATGACCGAGGACCTGGAGACGGTCATGGCCGTCACCGAGGAGGTCCGCAAGACGCAGCTGCGGTTCGGCGTCATCGACAACAGGGACAGTACGTACCGGGTCGTCGTCCCCGCCGACGGAGTCGCCGAGGACCGGGTGGCGCCGACCCTGGAGGAGTTCAAGGCGCGGCTGCGGGAGGTCGCGGGGACCGACTTCGGGGTGCACTCGCCCCGCTGGCTCTCGCGGTTCGGCGACGCCACGCGCCAGGCCGAGCAGTACCGCGTCGGACGGGCCTTCCTGGCCGGCGACGCGGCGCACATCCACCCGCCGACCGGCGGGCAGGGGCTCAACCTCGGGGTGCAGGACGCGTTCAACCTGGGATGGAAGCTGGCCGCGACGGTCAACGGGTGGGCGCCGGAAGGGTTGTTGGACACGTACCACGAGGAACGGCACCCGGTCGGCGAGCGCGTGGTGAACAGCACCCGCGCACAGATCACGCTCCTCGGGACCACCCCGGGCGCGGCCGCGCTGCGGGAGCTGTTCACGAAGCTGATGGACTTCGAGGAGGTCAACCGGTACATCACCGGGATGATCACCGCAGTCGACATCCGCTATGCGTTCGGCGAGGGCCACGAACTGCTCGGGCGCAGGCTGCGGGACGTACAGCTGAAGCGGGGCCGTCTGTACGAGCTGATGCGCGAGGGCCGCGGGATCCTCCTCGACCAGACCGGCACGCTGTCGGTGGAGGGGTGGGCGGACCGGGTCGACCTCGTCGTCGACGTGAGCGACGAACTGGACGTGCCCGCCGTGCTGTTGAGGCCGGACGGGCATGTGGCGTGGGTCGGGGACGACCAGGAGGAGCTGCTCGCGCAGTTGCCCAGGTGGTTCGGGACGGCCGCGAGCTGA
- a CDS encoding S8 family peptidase gives MRRLITKPALVAAAATAVAAMTTGAPATAATAAPSGPSTPSVPSAKQQQHPPHRVQLITGDVAEVTGGRVTGFDPAPGRENIPVHIENDGKRSLVVPIDAQRLITEGKLDDRLFDAAQLDTAAARTAYKGGLKVIVGYRGAASTARAEVRDAGDTKVRRTLKALNAEALTTPAADLPALWKSLTAASDNAVMRTTAQGVAHIWLDGTLKAQLDVSVPQIGAPAAWQAGFDGKGVKVAVVDTGVDADHPDLAGKVVAGQNFSTSPDNLDHQGHGTHVASTIAGSGAKSGGKYKGVAPGASIIEAKVLDDTGSGDESNIIAGIDWAVAQGADVVNMSLGGPDSTDADPLEETVDHYSNTNGVLFAIAAGNEGPGASTVGSPGSADSALTVGAVDSDDKMADFSSRGPRIGDGAIKPDVTAPGVDITAASSPGSVIAQEVGENPEGYVTISGTSMATPHVAGSAALLKQQHPEWKAAQLKGVLTGSTKDTGFAAYDQGSGRIQVDHAIKTTVYAEQTSLNFGNAVWPHEDDQPITRTVTYRNTGTADVALDVAASGTDKDGKAAPAGMFTVSPAQVTVPAGGTADVTVTADTKVEAPDGQYTGAVVASGADQAVRTAFVVKREVASYNVELSHLGRDGKPAAHFQTYVKGLTGEAAGQEFAFDEDSASTSVRLPVGEYNVQGVVVADRADSTKGIDWISQPKLTVDKDQKVTLDARTAEPVDITVPDRAAKPTQAYMIYAVKKGYTSYQFGWQLASYKNVRVAHLGPQITDGSLEQLFDADFVKGDDTQYSLAYGGPVKRLATGFARHEKKRNLASVKVGLGESAPGKDAYFSPLPTLKDSLMGAAAGRMPLAAPGTQHLYLSTADGVQWTLNMEQLGDTLPNGWRLTDSSHRVSFATYRAGRTYTENFNTGVFGPVVDPASYTGLMRSAGSLYAFVNSFDDGQGHPGSVLDAVAHTTLTQDGKVIAENDASIDFASFPVPAEEHEYTLSSTSTRDPKIGRVGNRIDTSWTFRSKDGDKELPGSMVRFHPALDLQSQAKAGKKMSMPVEVQGPAAGDNLKSLVVQASYDNGVTWQTLLVKHDKAELRAPAKGKGVALRAEVVDLQGNISKVAVYNAFLGR, from the coding sequence GTGCGAAGACTCATCACAAAACCCGCCCTCGTCGCCGCGGCCGCCACAGCGGTCGCCGCGATGACGACAGGGGCCCCGGCCACCGCCGCGACCGCGGCGCCGTCCGGCCCGTCCACCCCGTCCGTCCCGTCCGCAAAGCAGCAACAACACCCTCCGCACCGCGTGCAGTTGATCACCGGCGACGTGGCCGAGGTGACCGGCGGGCGCGTCACCGGGTTCGACCCGGCGCCCGGCCGCGAGAACATACCCGTACATATCGAGAACGACGGCAAGCGCTCCCTCGTCGTGCCGATCGACGCCCAGCGGCTGATCACCGAGGGCAAGCTGGACGACCGGCTCTTCGACGCCGCGCAGCTCGACACGGCCGCCGCGCGCACCGCGTACAAGGGCGGCCTCAAGGTCATCGTCGGCTACCGGGGCGCCGCCTCCACCGCGCGCGCAGAGGTACGGGACGCCGGGGACACCAAGGTCCGCCGCACCCTCAAGGCCCTCAACGCCGAGGCCCTGACCACCCCGGCGGCCGACCTCCCCGCCCTGTGGAAGTCCCTCACCGCCGCCTCCGACAACGCTGTCATGCGGACGACGGCCCAGGGCGTCGCCCACATCTGGCTGGACGGCACCCTCAAGGCCCAGCTCGACGTCAGCGTCCCGCAGATCGGCGCGCCCGCCGCGTGGCAGGCGGGCTTCGACGGGAAGGGCGTGAAGGTCGCCGTCGTCGACACCGGTGTCGACGCGGACCACCCCGACCTGGCGGGCAAGGTCGTCGCCGGGCAGAACTTCTCCACCTCGCCCGACAACCTGGACCACCAGGGTCACGGCACGCACGTGGCGTCCACCATCGCCGGTTCCGGCGCGAAGTCGGGCGGCAAGTACAAGGGTGTGGCCCCCGGCGCGAGCATCATCGAGGCCAAGGTCCTCGACGACACCGGCAGCGGCGACGAGTCCAACATCATCGCGGGCATCGACTGGGCGGTCGCGCAGGGCGCCGACGTCGTCAACATGAGCCTGGGCGGCCCGGACAGCACCGACGCCGACCCGCTCGAAGAGACGGTCGACCACTACAGCAACACCAACGGCGTCCTGTTCGCCATCGCGGCCGGCAACGAAGGACCCGGCGCGAGCACCGTCGGCTCCCCCGGCTCCGCGGACAGCGCGCTGACCGTCGGCGCCGTCGACAGCGACGACAAGATGGCCGACTTCTCCAGCCGCGGACCGCGCATCGGCGACGGCGCCATCAAGCCGGACGTGACGGCCCCCGGCGTCGACATCACCGCCGCCTCGTCCCCCGGCAGCGTCATCGCACAGGAGGTCGGCGAGAACCCCGAGGGGTACGTCACCATCTCCGGTACGTCCATGGCGACGCCCCATGTGGCAGGCTCCGCCGCCCTGTTGAAGCAGCAGCACCCGGAGTGGAAGGCCGCCCAGCTCAAGGGTGTCCTCACCGGCTCCACCAAGGACACCGGCTTCGCCGCGTACGACCAGGGGTCCGGCCGTATCCAGGTCGACCACGCGATCAAGACGACGGTGTACGCCGAGCAGACCTCGCTCAACTTCGGCAACGCCGTCTGGCCACACGAAGACGACCAGCCGATCACGCGCACCGTGACCTACCGCAACACGGGCACGGCGGACGTCGCCCTCGATGTGGCCGCGAGCGGTACGGACAAGGACGGCAAGGCCGCCCCCGCCGGCATGTTCACCGTCAGCCCGGCGCAGGTCACCGTGCCCGCGGGCGGGACCGCGGACGTCACCGTCACCGCCGACACCAAGGTCGAGGCACCGGACGGGCAGTACACCGGTGCCGTCGTGGCGAGCGGGGCCGACCAGGCCGTGCGTACCGCGTTCGTCGTCAAGCGCGAAGTGGCGTCGTACAACGTCGAGTTGAGCCACCTGGGGCGCGACGGCAAGCCCGCCGCGCACTTCCAGACGTACGTGAAGGGGCTGACCGGCGAGGCCGCGGGCCAGGAGTTCGCGTTCGACGAGGACAGCGCCTCCACTTCGGTGCGGCTGCCGGTGGGCGAGTACAACGTGCAGGGTGTGGTCGTCGCCGACCGCGCCGACTCCACCAAGGGCATCGACTGGATCTCACAGCCCAAGCTGACCGTGGACAAGGACCAGAAGGTCACCCTGGACGCGCGCACCGCCGAGCCGGTCGACATCACCGTTCCCGACCGGGCGGCGAAGCCGACCCAGGCGTACATGATCTACGCGGTCAAGAAGGGCTACACGAGCTACCAGTTCGGCTGGCAGCTGGCCTCGTACAAGAACGTCCGGGTCGCGCACCTCGGGCCTCAGATCACCGACGGCTCGCTGGAGCAGCTCTTCGACGCGGACTTCGTCAAGGGCGACGACACGCAGTACTCGCTCGCGTACGGCGGTCCGGTCAAGCGCCTGGCCACCGGGTTCGCACGGCACGAGAAGAAGCGGAACCTCGCGTCGGTGAAGGTCGGCCTCGGGGAGTCGGCGCCGGGCAAGGACGCCTACTTCTCGCCTCTGCCCACGCTGAAGGACTCCCTCATGGGCGCTGCGGCGGGCCGGATGCCGCTCGCCGCACCGGGCACGCAGCACCTGTACCTGTCCACGGCGGACGGCGTGCAGTGGACCCTCAACATGGAGCAGCTCGGTGACACGCTGCCCAACGGCTGGCGGCTGACCGACTCCTCGCACCGCGTGAGCTTCGCAACGTACCGGGCGGGGCGTACGTACACGGAGAACTTCAACACCGGGGTCTTCGGTCCGGTCGTCGACCCGGCGAGCTACACGGGTCTGATGCGCTCCGCGGGTTCCCTGTACGCCTTCGTCAACTCCTTCGACGACGGCCAGGGCCACCCGGGCAGCGTCCTCGACGCGGTCGCCCACACCACCCTGACCCAGGACGGCAAGGTGATCGCGGAGAACGACGCGTCGATCGACTTCGCGTCCTTCCCGGTGCCTGCGGAGGAGCACGAGTACACCCTCAGCTCCACCAGCACGCGTGACCCGAAGATCGGACGCGTCGGAAATCGCATCGACACCAGCTGGACGTTCCGCTCCAAGGACGGCGACAAGGAGCTGCCGGGCTCCATGGTCCGCTTCCACCCCGCTCTCGACCTGCAGTCGCAGGCCAAGGCGGGCAAGAAGATGTCCATGCCGGTGGAGGTCCAGGGTCCCGCGGCCGGGGACAACCTCAAGTCCCTTGTGGTGCAGGCCTCGTACGACAACGGGGTCACCTGGCAGACCCTGCTGGTGAAGCACGACAAGGCCGAGCTGCGCGCCCCCGCCAAGGGCAAGGGTGTCGCGCTGCGGGCCGAGGTCGTCGACCTGCAGGGCAACATCTCCAAGGTGGCCGTGTACAACGCGTTCCTCGGACGCTGA
- a CDS encoding helix-turn-helix domain-containing protein, which translates to MASLNVGNLGEYLREQRRNAQLSLRQLADAAGVSNPYLSQIERGLRKPSADILQQLAKALRISAETLYVQAGILDEREREELETRAVIMADPSINERQKQVLLQIYESFRKENSADGLAADADADPPS; encoded by the coding sequence ATGGCATCGCTCAACGTCGGCAATCTCGGTGAGTACTTGCGCGAACAACGGCGCAACGCGCAGCTGTCGCTGCGTCAACTCGCCGACGCCGCCGGGGTGTCCAACCCGTACCTCAGTCAGATCGAGCGCGGCCTGCGCAAGCCGAGCGCGGACATTCTGCAGCAGCTGGCGAAGGCGCTGCGGATCTCCGCGGAGACCTTGTACGTGCAGGCCGGGATCCTCGACGAGCGGGAGCGGGAGGAGTTGGAGACGCGGGCCGTCATCATGGCGGACCCCTCCATCAACGAGCGCCAGAAGCAGGTGCTGCTTCAGATCTACGAGTCGTTCCGCAAGGAGAACAGCGCGGACGGGCTCGCGGCAGATGCGGATGCCGACCCACCCTCGTAA
- a CDS encoding DUF2516 family protein: protein MQGFFGFMSLLSWALIIFTGFAFIDAATRREDAYRAADKKTKPFWLIILGIAAVLPWIFGILDFLPVIGLVAAIVYMVDVRPAIKQITGGGGRRGGGSSSDGPYGPYNGGR from the coding sequence ATGCAGGGTTTCTTCGGGTTCATGTCGCTGTTGAGCTGGGCCCTGATCATCTTCACCGGCTTCGCCTTCATCGACGCCGCCACCCGGCGCGAGGACGCCTACCGGGCCGCGGACAAGAAGACCAAGCCGTTCTGGCTGATCATTCTCGGCATCGCTGCCGTCCTGCCGTGGATCTTCGGGATCCTGGACTTCCTGCCGGTCATCGGGCTCGTCGCGGCCATCGTGTACATGGTGGACGTGCGCCCCGCGATCAAGCAGATCACGGGCGGCGGTGGCCGCCGCGGCGGCGGCTCCAGCAGCGACGGTCCGTACGGGCCGTACAACGGCGGCCGCTGA
- a CDS encoding PP2C family protein-serine/threonine phosphatase produces the protein MESGQVVLPHQTRGQDSTSSVTGLNLLVIEDDPAGTFSVPEPLDAAGTRVRVRTARNLTEAERLLTDDVHCILLDLSLGPAALDHILRIAPRHAVLALAGDGHGPEDAAEAVRTGAQDCLSRDELDGRLLSRAIRYAVERKRADIAQYKLAESRLHAQENARLERGLLPTPLLDGSDLRFSSRYRPGRSRALLGGDFYDVVRTPDGTVHAMIGDVCGHGPDEAALGVELRIAWRALTFAGLSGDDLLSTLQQVLEHERESEELFATLCTVDIAPDGRRAGLCLAGHPAPLITRGDGPAQLLPYENGGPALGLLPRARWPRRQVELGGVWSLLMYTDGLIEGRIGQGNQRLGQEGMLEMIDRQTAAGLGGESLLEAAVAEVRDLNGGELTDDVAVLLLERRR, from the coding sequence ATGGAGAGCGGTCAGGTCGTTCTGCCCCACCAGACCAGGGGGCAGGACTCCACAAGCAGTGTCACCGGCCTCAACCTGCTGGTGATCGAGGACGACCCGGCAGGTACGTTCAGCGTGCCCGAGCCGCTCGACGCCGCAGGGACCCGCGTCCGTGTCAGGACCGCGCGCAACCTCACCGAGGCCGAGCGGCTGCTCACCGACGACGTCCACTGCATCCTGCTCGACCTCTCGCTGGGCCCCGCGGCCCTGGACCACATCCTGCGCATCGCACCGCGTCACGCCGTCCTGGCGCTGGCCGGGGACGGCCACGGGCCCGAGGACGCCGCCGAGGCCGTACGGACCGGCGCACAGGACTGCCTCTCCCGCGACGAGCTGGACGGGCGGCTGCTGAGCCGCGCCATCCGGTACGCGGTGGAGAGAAAGCGCGCCGACATCGCCCAGTACAAACTGGCCGAGTCCCGGCTGCACGCCCAGGAGAACGCCCGCCTGGAGCGCGGCCTGCTCCCCACCCCGCTCCTCGACGGCTCCGACCTGCGCTTCTCCTCGCGCTACCGCCCGGGCCGCTCCCGCGCCCTGCTCGGCGGCGACTTCTACGACGTCGTCCGCACCCCGGACGGCACCGTCCACGCGATGATCGGCGACGTCTGCGGCCACGGCCCCGACGAGGCGGCGCTCGGCGTCGAGCTGCGCATCGCCTGGCGTGCGCTGACCTTCGCGGGCCTCTCCGGGGACGATCTGCTCTCCACGCTCCAGCAGGTCCTGGAGCACGAGCGCGAGAGCGAGGAGCTCTTCGCCACGCTCTGCACGGTCGACATCGCCCCCGACGGCCGCCGGGCCGGCCTCTGCCTGGCCGGCCACCCGGCACCGCTGATCACCCGGGGCGACGGGCCCGCACAGCTCCTCCCGTACGAGAACGGCGGCCCGGCGCTCGGCCTGCTGCCGCGCGCCCGCTGGCCGCGCCGCCAGGTCGAACTGGGCGGCGTCTGGAGCCTGTTGATGTACACGGACGGGCTGATCGAGGGCCGGATCGGCCAGGGGAACCAGCGCCTGGGCCAGGAGGGCATGCTGGAGATGATCGACCGCCAGACGGCGGCAGGCCTGGGCGGCGAGAGTCTGCTGGAGGCGGCCGTCGCCGAGGTGCGCGACCTCAACGGGGGCGAGCTGACGGACGACGTGGCGGTCCTGCTGCTCGAGCGCCGCCGCTAG
- a CDS encoding NlpC/P60 family protein, which yields MPVLNATSAHADPPAPKKSLEEVRQEIDDLYRRAGSATDAYNRAVEDAKKQSAEIVGLARKIVAGQQAIDKLKDRAGAEAREQYRSGGLPLGAQMMLSGDPDQFLDGADRLRAGQQATQNLLGELNQTQEDLATYTKDAGTNWTKLEANRIKQDKAKKQITEQIAAAKKLESSLEKKERARLLQLEEDQEYKAQTTWLSTGILNEINSAASAQGKQAVKFATSKIGLPYVWGAEGPKSYDCSGLTSQAWAAAGRPIPRTSQEQWAQLPHVAIKDMRPGDLIIYFSDATHVGMYIGDGAIVHAPRPGRDVTIAGAGSMPILGVVRPDK from the coding sequence ATGCCGGTCCTCAACGCGACTTCCGCGCACGCCGATCCGCCCGCGCCCAAGAAGAGCCTCGAAGAGGTCCGCCAGGAGATCGACGACCTCTACCGCAGGGCGGGGTCCGCCACGGATGCGTACAACCGCGCCGTGGAGGACGCCAAGAAGCAGTCCGCGGAGATCGTCGGCCTCGCCCGGAAGATCGTCGCGGGCCAGCAGGCGATCGACAAACTGAAGGACCGGGCCGGGGCCGAGGCGCGCGAGCAGTACCGCAGCGGCGGGCTCCCGCTCGGGGCGCAGATGATGCTCAGCGGCGACCCGGACCAGTTCCTGGACGGGGCGGACCGGCTGCGGGCCGGGCAGCAGGCGACGCAGAACCTGCTGGGCGAGCTGAACCAGACCCAGGAGGACCTGGCGACGTACACAAAGGACGCGGGCACCAACTGGACGAAGCTGGAAGCCAACCGCATCAAGCAGGACAAGGCCAAGAAGCAGATCACGGAGCAGATCGCCGCGGCCAAGAAGCTGGAGTCCTCGCTGGAGAAGAAGGAGCGCGCGCGCCTCCTCCAGCTGGAGGAGGACCAGGAGTACAAGGCGCAGACGACCTGGCTGAGCACCGGAATACTGAACGAGATCAACAGCGCGGCGAGTGCCCAGGGGAAGCAGGCGGTGAAGTTCGCGACCTCCAAGATCGGCTTGCCGTACGTCTGGGGCGCCGAGGGTCCCAAGTCCTACGACTGCTCGGGGCTGACCTCACAGGCGTGGGCGGCGGCCGGGCGCCCCATACCGCGGACCTCGCAGGAGCAGTGGGCACAGCTCCCGCATGTGGCCATCAAGGACATGCGCCCCGGTGACCTCATCATCTACTTCAGCGACGCGACCCATGTCGGGATGTACATCGGGGACGGCGCGATCGTGCACGCACCGCGTCCGGGGCGGGACGTGACCATCGCAGGGGCGGGCTCGATGCCGATCCTCGGTGTTGTACGGCCCGACAAATAA
- a CDS encoding class I SAM-dependent methyltransferase, producing MAPPHSRPVGAVTRGTTNPNRLRRMDRWIAAVHGRALASADAPLAVDLGYGAAPWTAVELLARLRTAAPAAEVVGIEIEPARVAAAKPYEREGLTFRHGGFEVPLPGGRRPLLIRAANVLRQYDEEAVAAVWERLCARLAPGGLLVEGTCDEIGRRHVWVALGPEGARTVTFATRLGSLERPSDLAERLPKALIHRNVPGEPVHAFLRDFDRAWAAASPYASLGARQRWITAVRELSADWPLTDDARRWRQGEVTVNWSALAPR from the coding sequence ATGGCCCCGCCCCACTCCCGCCCCGTCGGCGCCGTGACCCGCGGGACCACCAACCCGAACCGGCTGCGCCGCATGGACCGGTGGATCGCCGCTGTTCACGGGCGTGCGCTGGCCTCGGCGGACGCCCCCCTGGCCGTCGATCTGGGGTACGGGGCCGCCCCCTGGACCGCGGTCGAGCTGCTTGCGCGGCTGCGCACCGCCGCGCCCGCCGCCGAGGTGGTCGGGATCGAGATCGAGCCGGCGCGGGTCGCGGCGGCGAAACCGTACGAGCGCGAAGGGCTGACCTTCCGGCACGGGGGCTTCGAGGTGCCGCTGCCCGGCGGGCGGCGGCCGCTGCTGATCCGGGCGGCCAATGTGCTCCGGCAGTACGACGAGGAGGCGGTCGCCGCCGTCTGGGAGCGGCTCTGCGCGCGCCTCGCACCCGGCGGGCTCCTGGTGGAGGGGACCTGCGACGAGATCGGGCGGCGGCATGTGTGGGTCGCACTGGGGCCCGAGGGGGCGCGCACGGTCACCTTCGCAACCCGGCTGGGCTCCCTGGAGCGCCCCTCGGACCTGGCCGAGCGGCTGCCCAAGGCGCTGATCCACCGCAATGTGCCGGGTGAGCCGGTTCATGCGTTTCTGCGGGACTTCGACCGGGCGTGGGCGGCCGCCTCTCCGTACGCCTCGCTCGGGGCGCGGCAGCGCTGGATCACGGCCGTGCGTGAACTCTCGGCGGACTGGCCGCTGACGGACGATGCCCGCCGGTGGAGGCAGGGCGAAGTGACGGTGAACTGGTCGGCGCTGGCGCCGCGTTAG
- the mshA gene encoding D-inositol-3-phosphate glycosyltransferase: protein MTQYVSRLGSRLATPSRPSRLFTGSRRPRRIAMLSVHTSPLHQPGTGDAGGMNVYIVELAKRLAAINIEVEIFTRATTGGLDPLVELAPGVLVRHVDAGPYEGLAKEELPAQLCAFTHGVMQAWAGHRPGYYDLVHSHYWLSGHVGWLAAQRWGVPLVHAMHTMAKVKNAALAEGDTPEPAARVIGETQIVRAADRLIANTDEEADELVRHYEADPGKVAVVHPGVNLDRFRPADGRAAARARLGLPRDAFVPLFAGRIQPLKAPDILLRAVAVLLDEDPSLRGRMIVPVVGGPSGSGLAKPEGLQKLAARLGIADVVRFHPPVGQDQLADWFRAASVLVMPSYNESFGLVAIEAQAAGTPVVAAAVGGLPVAVRDGETGFLVPGHDPAAYAHTLRRFLDHPHLVDSMGDAAAHHARRFGWDTAASATADVYTAAVQEHRRHVRSHHG from the coding sequence GTGACTCAGTACGTGTCCCGGCTCGGAAGCCGCCTCGCCACACCTTCGAGGCCCTCCCGCCTCTTCACCGGCTCCCGCAGGCCCCGCCGCATCGCCATGCTCAGCGTGCACACCTCACCGCTGCACCAGCCCGGCACCGGCGACGCGGGCGGCATGAACGTCTACATCGTCGAGCTCGCCAAGCGCCTCGCCGCGATCAACATCGAGGTCGAGATCTTCACCCGGGCCACCACCGGTGGCCTGGACCCCCTGGTCGAGCTGGCCCCCGGCGTCCTCGTGCGGCACGTCGACGCGGGACCGTACGAGGGCCTGGCCAAGGAGGAGCTGCCCGCCCAGCTCTGCGCCTTCACGCACGGCGTGATGCAGGCCTGGGCCGGCCACCGCCCCGGCTACTACGACCTGGTCCACTCCCACTACTGGCTGAGCGGCCACGTCGGCTGGCTCGCCGCCCAGCGCTGGGGCGTCCCCCTCGTCCACGCCATGCACACCATGGCCAAGGTCAAGAACGCCGCCCTCGCCGAGGGCGACACCCCCGAGCCCGCGGCCCGCGTCATCGGCGAGACCCAGATCGTCCGCGCCGCCGACCGCCTCATCGCCAACACCGACGAGGAAGCGGACGAGCTCGTACGCCACTACGAGGCCGACCCCGGCAAGGTCGCCGTCGTCCACCCCGGCGTGAACCTGGACCGCTTCCGCCCCGCCGACGGCCGCGCCGCGGCCCGCGCCCGCCTGGGCCTGCCCCGCGACGCCTTCGTCCCGCTCTTCGCGGGCCGCATCCAGCCCCTCAAGGCCCCCGACATCCTGCTGCGCGCGGTCGCCGTCCTCCTCGACGAGGACCCGTCCCTGCGCGGCCGCATGATCGTCCCCGTGGTCGGCGGCCCCTCCGGCAGCGGCCTCGCCAAGCCCGAGGGCCTGCAGAAGCTGGCCGCGCGGCTCGGCATCGCGGACGTCGTCCGCTTCCACCCGCCGGTCGGCCAGGACCAGCTCGCGGACTGGTTCCGGGCCGCATCCGTGCTGGTCATGCCCTCGTACAACGAATCCTTCGGCCTTGTCGCCATAGAGGCCCAAGCGGCCGGCACCCCGGTCGTCGCGGCAGCGGTCGGCGGCCTTCCGGTGGCGGTACGGGACGGGGAGACCGGCTTCCTGGTCCCCGGCCACGACCCGGCCGCGTACGCCCACACTCTGCGCCGCTTCCTGGACCACCCGCACCTGGTGGACTCCATGGGGGACGCAGCCGCCCACCACGCCCGGCGCTTCGGCTGGGACACGGCGGCGTCCGCGACGGCGGACGTCTACACCGCCGCGGTGCAGGAACACCGCCGTCACGTACGCTCGCACCATGGCTGA
- a CDS encoding YbjN domain-containing protein, which produces MADAREVIEQTFKDAELEWESPEPGSYVVKLPGTRKLSTTCSLIVGNHSLSVNAFVIRHPDENHEAVHRWLLERNLRLYGVSYAIDSLGDIYLAGKLPLAAVTPDEIDRLLGVVLEAADGSFNTLLELGFARAIRREYEWRISRGESTRNLDAFTHLTQRPAK; this is translated from the coding sequence ATGGCTGACGCGCGCGAGGTCATCGAGCAGACCTTCAAGGATGCCGAGCTCGAGTGGGAGAGCCCCGAGCCGGGCTCGTACGTCGTGAAGCTGCCCGGCACCCGCAAGCTCTCCACGACCTGCTCCCTGATCGTCGGCAACCACTCGCTGTCGGTCAACGCCTTCGTGATCCGCCACCCCGACGAGAACCACGAGGCCGTCCACCGCTGGCTCCTGGAGCGCAACCTCCGTCTCTACGGGGTGAGTTACGCCATCGACTCCCTCGGCGACATCTACCTCGCGGGCAAGCTCCCCCTGGCCGCCGTCACCCCCGACGAGATCGACCGCCTCCTCGGTGTGGTCCTCGAAGCGGCCGACGGCTCCTTCAACACGCTCCTGGAGCTGGGCTTCGCGCGTGCGATCCGCCGCGAGTACGAGTGGCGGATCTCCCGCGGCGAGTCGACCCGCAATCTGGATGCGTTCACACATCTGACCCAGCGCCCCGCCAAGTAG